The region GTTGGCTACTTCCAAATACCATTGGATATTATCTTCATTAGTTGCTTTTTCATTGTAGTAAAGCATAAGTTCGGTTAAAGAGCTTTTAGCCATTCTTTCATTATTGTCTTTCTGGAACCTTTCTGTTGATTCCGTATTTTTTTTCATTAAATCCTTCTGATTTGCTTTTTCCATTGACATCATTAAACTGTCATAAGGAAAACGAGTACGATAATCAATTCCATACATTTTTTTATGATTCAGTTTTTTAGCAGTACGTAACGCTAACTGAGTAATTTCATTTGTACTATTTTTAAGCAAACTGTCGGTATTTTTATTGTAAAACTGATCTAACTCGGCTTGTTTGCTAAATTTCCATTCTACAAAAATTTTATTCGGACCAAATTTTTTGATTTTGTCACTCATTATTTCGAGTTCCTTTTGGCTTTTCTCAGACATTACATTAAAAGTATTTATCTTGGCAACATCATGACCTGGATTTGAATAATGGAACGTTCCAATTAATAAAATTTGCTTTTTCCTGGTTTGAGCTGAAGCTAAGTTTAATGTAATAATTGTGAGTAATAAGATGATTTTGTGCATGACGTTTTGTTTTTAAATTCATGACAAATGTATTTCGTCTTTTGATCTCTGTTTTTTGTTTTTGATGAACATAGGATTTCATTTTATAAACAGATCAAATTTGCACTGTAATAATTTCATGTAAAGTTTTTGATCGTTCATCCCTAAAAAAGCATGTTTTAAATAAATGTCGTTTTCGATTAAAGGCTTAGTTGTATTTTTGAATTAATTATCAGAAACTATGAAATCAAGAATACCTTTTTACTACCACGTTGTCTTTTTCGTATTGTTATTTCTAACATACATTTTCTGGGATATTGGACTTAATGATCAAAAAATAGAAATTGTGATCAAAGCAATATGTTATGGAATTACGCCAACTCATTTGTTAGCAATATTTTGTATTTACATTCTCAACTTTTATTATTTCTGTGAATGGTTTTTAAACAGGAAGAAATTATTTTTTTATATTTTGACAATTCCAGTTTCGCTATTGCTTTTTGCGGCTGTTCGTTATTTTTTGCAAGAAGTTGTTATGTTTAATATTACCGGAATGCACAACTACTATGAAGAAGCCAGAGAGATAAGTTATTACATAAAAGACAACTTTTTCTTCGGATTACCAGCTGTACTTTTAAGTGCATTGACTTTTTTGTTTTGGCAGTTTCATACTACGCAACATCAAAATCAGGAATTGCTTTTGGAAAACAAAAAAGCCGAATTCCAAATGTTGAAAGCACAAGTTAGTCCGCATTTTTTGTTTAATACACTGAATTCTTTTTATAGTCAGTTGGTTTTAAAAGAAGATGAAATGGCTGATGATATATTAGTGCTTTCCGATTTGCTTCGATATGTGATTACCGAAACGGATAAAGATGAAGTAGTTCTTTCCAAAGAAATTCAGTTTATTCAAAACTATATTCATTTACAGAAAAAAAGGTTTGAAGATCAGTTGTATTTGGATTTTTCTGTTGAAGGCGAATATTCAAATGAAAGGATACTTTCTTCAGCTTTAATTCATTTTGTGGAGAATGTTTTTAAGCATGGAAAATTGAATGATAAAGAAGAGAAAGCTCTTATTTCGATCCAAATAAAAGACGGATTTTTAGAAATTTCAACATTTAATTATAATGTTGAAGGCGAAAATTATTCTTCTACCGGAATCGGCTTTGAGAACCTGACGAAGAGACTAGAATACATGTACAAGGATCAATTTATTCTTGAAAAAACAGAAGAAAATAATACCTTTAAAACCTACTTAAAAATACCACTAAAAAACTAATCTATGGCTTTGAAATGCATTATTGTAGATGATGAACCGCCTGCAACCAGGATATTGGAAAATTATATCGGAAAAGTAAATTTTCTTGAAAAATCCGGAGTTTTTAATGATTCCTTAAAGGCATTAGAATTTCTGAATACCAAAACAGTCGATGTTATTTTTTTGGATATTCAGATGCCTCAATTGACGGGTTTACAACTTTCAAAAATCATTTCGAAAAATATAAAAGTCATTTTTACAACTGCTTATCCGGACTTTGCTTTAGAAGGTTTTGAACTGAATGCAGTCGATTATTTATTGAAACCCATTTCGTTTGAACGTTTTTATCAGGCCGTTTCAAAACTGAATTCTGAACCAAAGACAATCGTTTCAAACCAAACTAATCAACCTGATTTTCTGTTCGTTAAAACGGATGGAAAAAACAAATTCCAGAAAATCTTTTTAAGTGATATTTTGTATGTAGAAAGCCTGCAGAATTATGTTTGTATTCATACCGAAAAACAGCAGATTATTACACATTCTTCATTGAAAAATGTAATCGAATCGCTTCCAGAAAATGATTTTATACAAATTCATAAATCGTATGTTGTTTCTTTGAAACATATTGAATCAACGGATAATTTTTCTGTTTTTGTAAATGGAAAAGAACTGCCGATAGGAGCAACGTTTAAAGATGCCTTTTTTGATAAAATAGAGGAGAATAAGATATAGATTTTAACCGCAAAGTGCGCAAGGATTTTTGGCCAAATATTGTGAATACAAACGCAAAGTTCGCAAAGCTAAACCAATAAGATTTTACGAGTTTTATTTCAGCATAGCCCGTGGTTTCAACCAAGGGTACAAAACGGATATCACGAAATGTATTTCTGGACGTCCCTGCGGTTGAAACCGCGAGCTATATCTGAGAATCAGACCGTAATTAGAACCTTTTTTAAAACACAAAGTTCGCAAAGCTCCATATAGCTTTGCGAACTTTGCGTTTATATTTAGTCTTTTAAGTAAAAAACCTTGCGTTCTTTGCGGTTAAATCCCCAGTTACGATTTTTTCTTATTACCGTTTTTAAAAACCACTTTTTCCACCACAACCGGTTTTCCATTTCCTTTTGGGAATGATTTCTTTTTAGGTTTTCCAGCAGCTGAACCAGATTTTGACGGACTTTTATCACCTCTGTATTTTTCAGAATCTTTAGGGCTCGCTTTAAATTCTGGTCTTTCCTTAGAAGTTTCTCTTTTTGGAATCTCAGCTTTATGTTTTGCTAAAACATCTGTTGGGTTTTTTGGGTTTTCTTTAGTTCCTCTTAAATGAATTACTAATCCGTTTAAGAAGTTTCTTAAAACCTGATCTCCACATTCCATATAATTTGGATGATCTTCGGCTCTGAAAAAAGCACCCAATTCTGATTTTGAAATTCTAAAATCTACTAATTCTAAAATTTCAACTATTTGATCGTCACGGAGCATCAAAGCCACGCGAAGTTTTTTAAGTATATCGTTATTTGTCATTGTTTATTTTTTACAAAGGTACGGTTTAAAAGCAAAAATTTGGAGTATTTTTTTTTGCCACGAATTGCACGAATTTTCACGAATTAAAATTTTAAAATGAATTAATGGAAATTTGTGCAATTGCTTAGCCTGTTTGCTATCGCTCGGGTCGTGGCTATTTTTTATTTAAAACGCCAACCAATTTGTCTAAATCTTCTTTTAAATGGTTGGCTGTAATTACAATTCGATTTAAAGGATCAGCTTCTTTTTTGTATCTGAAGCTGGCGATAATAATGTTTTCCTGTTGTAGTTTTTCTACTAATTCATTGGATAACAAATAAATCAGCGGATAAGTTTTGTCAAATTTCACATTGTTATTTTTATCTAAAATCGAATCAATGTAATTTAAATTATCCAACAGTTTCTGATGCTGTACTTGATAAATTTCTTTAGCCTCAGAAAGTGTCTGTACAAAAGCAGGATTCATTCCTGCGGCGCTGGTAAAAGTTTCCTGTTCTTTTATCTGATTTATGAATTCTGAATCGCCAGCAATAACACCGCCTGTTAATCCAAAAGCTTTTCCTAAAGAAGAAACCATGATTTTTCTTTTAACTGGAAATTGAATTAAAGAATAAATTCCAGATCCATTTTTACCTGTAATTCCTAAAGAATGAGATTCATCAATAATTAAAGTGATTTCTTTGTTTTTTGAAATCTTTTCTAAAAAAGATAAGTCAACAGGTTTTGTTTCAAAAGACGGAACTCCATCGGTTAAAATCGTTACTTTTTCAGGTTTTGAATCTAACAGCCGATCGTTTAATTTTCCGTTTAAGAATACAGGAAAACTATTTTCGGTTTGGATTGCGTTATGAGTATCATTCAAATGGAAAAAACAATCGGTTTGTCTTTTCATTAAATCGATAACCAATTTGCCGGCCAGCATTCCTGAAGAAACGGTTACAGCCTTTTCTGAGCCAATATGAGAAGCCAAAAAGTTTTCACCTTCATCATAAGCTTTTAATTGAATGTTAGCCGTTCTAGAGCTCCCGTAAGTCGTTCCCCAATTCAAAATATTCTGAACTACTAATTCTTGAAATGCTGTATTTGTTGGAAGTCCCAAATAAGCAGTTCCGCCAAAATACAAATATTGTTTTTGGTCAATTTCAATAATGCGATCGGGAAATTTATCGACTATCATTTTTATAAAAGTGTAACTCCAGTTCCGTTTAAATCTGAATAACTTACAACACCGTCTTTTATAGTTACTCCCGTTGCAATATCTTCTGCTAAAAGAAGCGCACCATCCATATCAACATAATCCAATTTGGGAAGTAAATGAGCGATTGCAGAAATTCCAACCGTAGATTCGGTCATACAACCTACCATCGTTTTTAATCCTAATTTTTTAGCTTCTTCAATCATGCGTTTTCCAGGAGTTAAACCACCGCATTTTACCAGTTTCACATTCACACCATGAAAATGATTATGGCATTTGGCAACGTCTTCTTCAATAATACAGCTTTCGTCTGCAATTACAGGAAGAACAGAATGCTTGAAAACCTCTTTATGACCTTCCCAGTTATCCGCTTTCATTGGTTGTTCTAAGAATTCAACACCGAGTTTTTTTAATTCTACAGCATTGTTTATCGTTTCTTCAACACCCCAGCCACAGTTGGCATCAATTCTAAAAATGGCATCAGTGTGTTTGCGAAGTTCTTTTACAATTTCAATATCTTCTTTAGTTCCCAATTTAATTTTATAAATTGGCCATGGAAGTTCCTGCATTTTAGAAACCATTTTATCGATAGAAGCAATTCCGATTGTATAATCCGTCATCGGATTTCTTTCGGTAGTGTAATTCCATAATTCATATAATTTCTTGCCTTTTTTGCGGGCATACAAATCATTGTAAGCCAGATCCAAAGCACATAAAGCAAACATATCGTCTTTTAAATACGGATGAATTTTAGCCCAAAATACTTCTGGAGTTTCGTCTTCGGTATTTTCAATAATGCTTCTTATTTTTTCCAAATCCTGCATCATCATTGGCACCGTTGTATTGTAATACGGATTTGAAGTGGCTTCTCCAAAACCTGAAAAACCATCACTTTGTAATTCAACAATTAAAGAAGGCTGAAAATCAATCGATTCTCTTGAAATCGTAAAAGTGTGCTTTAGTTTGAGATTGTATTCTCTTAAAATTAGTTTCATTTATAGGGATGTTTTTTTTATTTCTAATTAATAACCTAACCAAATTAAAGCTTCAGCAAAATGATCGCGCCAAAGTTTTTCGTTATGTTCTCCGCCTTTTACAATTTTGGTTTTGTCTAAATGAAGGCAATAACAACGTTTTGTATCAAGTAAACGTTTCATTTTGGTTAAATCGTTTACCATGTCGTCACTTTCTTTATCACCACACAAAAAATAGATTTTAGTTTTGATTTTGGATTGCTTTTCGGTGAAAGTATAAATGTCTGGAGAAAACCAAAAAGAAGGTGAAAAAACGCCTGCTTTTCCAAAAACTTCAGGATATTTTAATGCTCCATAATAAGAAACCAAACCACCAAGAGAGCTTCCAAAAAGAATAGTATTTTTTGCTTTTGTTTTGGTTCTGTAATTTTTATCAATATGTGGCTTTAATGTTTTTACAATGAATTCTAAATAATTAACGGCATTTCCTCCTCCATATTTTTCGTTTTTAAAAGGAGTCAGTTCGTCAATTCGTTTTTCATTTCCATGTTCGATTCCAACAACAATTACGGGAGCTTTCAAGCTGTCTAATTTTTCGTCAACATTCCATTCGCCGGAATAAGAAGTTTTAGCATCAAAAAGGTTTTGAGCGTCATGCATGTAAATAACGCTGTATTTCTTTCGAATGTCTTTAGAATAATTTTCCGGAAGATAAATCCAGATTTTTTTTGAAGTATTCAGTTGAGGCGCCTCAATTGTAAAGGTTGATACATTTTTTGAAGCAGTGCTTTGCGCTTTGCCAATAAGAGTAAATAGAAGTAAAACCGCCATGAAAATCCTCTTCATTATCCGTGTTTTGTATTTTTATTTAAAAGCAATATTTTAGCTAAAAATAAGAAATTGATGAATACAGAAGCAGAAAAAAGAAGTTTACTTTTGGAAATGATTACCCTCGCCACTGTAGACGGACATTTGCACAAACGCGAACTAGAATTTTTAAGACTTGTCGCTTTTGAATTGAATATAAGTGACGAAGAGTTTCAGGATTTATTTCATCAAGAAACAAAACCGCTTCCAATATCTTCTGAAATGCAAAGAATTAATCAGTTTTATAGACTGGCTTTATTGATGCATTGTGATGGTGTTTTGCATGAAAGAGAATTCCAGGCCATTCAGCAAATTGCTTTACAGATGGGGTTGAATCTTTCTGCGGTAAAGCGTGTTTTAGAAATGATGAAAAAAGCACCGAATACAGTAATCAACCCAATAGTTTTACTAGAAATTTTTCAGGAACAGCACAATTAAGCCAGCTGTTCCTGTAGTTTTTTAATTTCGTCACGAAGTTTAGCTGCTTGTAAGAAATCTAATTCTTTAGCTGCTTTCTCCATTGTTTTACGCTTTTCGCGAATCATTTTTTCTAGCTCAGCTTTAGATAAATATGCTGTTTCCGGTTCGGCCGCAACAGGAATCGGATGTCCTAATTCGTATTCTACCAATGGATTTTTGGTAAAAGCACTTTCGATTTTTTTGTTTAAAGCTTGCGGAATGATATTATTTTGAACGTTGAAATTAATCTGTTTGGTTCTTCTGTATTCAGTCTCGTCAATCGTTCGTTGCATGCTTGCCGTAATTTTATCAGCATACATAATGGCTTTACCATTTAAATTTCTCGCTGCACGACCAATTGTTTGCGTTAGAGATCTGTGGTTTCTTAAGAACCCTTCTTTATCAGCATCCAAAATAGCAACAAGAGAAACTTCCGGTAAATCCAGACCTTCACGAAGCAAGTTTACTCCAATTAAAACATCAAAAAGACCTTTTCGTAAATCCTGCATGATTTCGATACGCTCTAAAGTATCAACTTCTGAGTGAATATAACGGCATCGAATGCTTACTTTAGTCAAATATTTGGCTAATTCTTCGGCCATTCTTTTGGTCAATGTGGTTACCAAAACTCTTTCGTCCAATTCACATCGAACCTGAATTTCTTCAATCAAATCATCAATCTGATTCAAACTTGGACGAACCTCAATAATTGGATCTAATAAACCGGTTGGACGAATAATCTGTTCCACATAAACACCATCTGTTTTTTGCAATTCATAATCGGCAGGAGTTGCAGAAACATAAATAACCTGATTCTGCAAAGCTTCAAACTCTTCAAATTTTAAAGGTCGGTTGTCCATTGCGGCAGGTAATCTAAATCCGTATTCCACTAAGTTTTCTTTACGGCTTCGGTCACCTCCGTACATGGCATGAACCTGTGAAACGGTTACGTGACTTTCGTCAATAACCATTAAATAATCACTTGGGAAATAATCCAAAAGACAGAAAGGTCTCGTTCCGGCTTCACGTCCATCAAGGTAACGGGAGTAATTTTCAATTCCGGAGCAATAACCCAATTCACGAATCATTTCTAAGTCAAAATTGGTTCTTTCTTCCAGACGTTTCGCTTCGAGATGTTTTCCTATTTCTTTAAAATAATCTACCTGTTTCACCAAATCCTGCTGAATCTGCCAAATAGCGCCTTGTAAAACTTCCGGAGAAGTCACAAACATATTGGCCGGATAAATGGTCAGTCTTTGAAATTTTTCTATTACCTGAGATGTCTTAACATCAAACGATTCTATTTCTTCAATTTCATCGCCAAAAAAGTGTATTCTATAAGCGTCGTCAGCATAACTTGGATAAACTTCAACAGTATCGCCTTTTATTCTAAAAGTTCCAGGATTAAAATCGGCTTCTGTTCTGGCATATAAACTTTGTACCAGACTATGTAGTAATTTAGTTCTCGAAATAACCTGGTCTCGTTTAATTTCGATTACGTTTTTCTGAAATTCAACAGGATTTCCAATACCATACAAACAAGAAACAGAAGCAACAACCAAAACATCACGACGTCCCGAAAGTAGGGAAGAGGTGGTGCTTAAACGCATTTTTTCCAATTCTTCATTGATAGATAAATCTTTTTCAATGAAAACTCCTGTAACCGGCATAAAAGCTTCCGGCTGATAGTAATCGTAGTAAGAAACGAAATACTCCACCGCATTATTGGGGAAAAATTGTTTGAATTCAGAGTACAATTGCGCTGCTAAAGTTTTATTATGAGCCAAAACCAAAGTTGGTCTCTGTACTTCCTGTATCACATTGGCTACGGTAAATGTTTTTCCGGAACCCGTAACTCCTAATAGAGTTTGATATTTTTCTCCGTCGACTACGCCTTGCGCCAATTTCTGTATGGCTTGTGGCTGATCTCCTTTTGGACTGTATTCTGAAGCTACGTGGAAATTCATTTGTTGCTGATGAAAATTAGGTTTGTAAAGATACGAAGTTTAAAAACTGTTTTAAAAATGGTTCGCCACGAATTGCACGAATTAACACTAATTTTTATTTTCTGAAAGAATTATAAAAGTAAATTCGTGTAAATTGGTGCAATTCGTGGCAAAAAAACTCTTATTCTAGAAAATCAATAACCGCATCATTTACCATTTTTGGCTGATCGATAGTTAAAAAATGACCTGCGTCTTTTACGGTTTTTGTTTTACAATTGGATAAATATTTATTGGCTCTTTCTAAACTTTCTTCAGAATTAATGACGTCTTTATCACCAATTAAAACCAAAACGGGATTTGTAATGGATTCTAATTCTTTTTGAGAAAAAGGCATCATTTTAAGCATGCTGGAATTCGATTTTGAATATTTATTGGCCAAATAAAACTGTCTTTTATAAATGACACTGATATTTTCCGGATGAGTAGAAAAAGTCTTTAATGTTTTTCCGAATTTCTTTTCGCTTGGGAAAAGTTTCAACATTAAAGCAGAAGATGTTTTTCCGACTTTATCAATAAATTTAAAAGTCTGCGCGGGACTTAGTAAAACTATTTTGTCTATCGAATTAGGTTTTTCTGTAGCTAATAAAGTAGCAATCCAGCCGCCTCTTGAAGCGCCAATTAGATCAAATTTCTTTAATTTATAATGATCAAAAACTTCATTATAAAAAGCAAGAATATCTTTTGATGAAAGCGATTTTACCGTTAAATTGGATTTATTGGGTTCCATTATAAAATCGATGGCATAAACGCGATGTTTTTTGGTGAAAGCTTTAATATTTGGATACCACATCGTAGAGCTGGCATCCATTCCGTGGAGTAATACCAAATCTTTTCCGTTTTTTGGGCCGGCAATAACTACGTGAGCTGTTCCAAAACTGGTTTTTACATCTTCTTCCGTGTATGGAATGTTCCAAAGTTTTAAAGCCTTATCGTAGGAAGCTTGATATTTTTGTTCTTCGCTTTTGGTTTTAAAGACATAATCTTCAAATTTTACTTTTTTAGAAGCACAACTTGTGATTAAAAATAGCACAATTGCTAAACGAGAATATTGTTTTAACATGGTAATAAAATTCAATTTTAAACTTAAAGTTACGATTATCGTAAGCGGAAAGCGTATCAGAATTTTATTTTAAAGTATCATAATTTTAAGATTGTTCCTTTTTGGAAGTCAGATAATAAATCTGAACAAAAGCTAAAATGGCATTCGGAATAATTACAGGCCAAAGCCACTGATTGAAATCCCGATAATCATTTAAAAATATGCCGTAAATTACAAAACAGATACAGCCAAACATATTAATAAATCGGATTGTTCTAAGATTTTTCAATAAAAAACCTCCAACAATAAAAACAGATGCGAGATAACCAATGTATTCTGCCATGATCTTGATTTTAAATAGTTTACAATAAATGTAGCAAATGCTAATTATAAAATCAAGTTTTGGTTTTGGAAATCAGTAGAATAGAATTTTTTAGAGTGGTGAATGGGAATAGAATTTTTAGTAATGTCTACCAAATTATTTCTTCTTCCATTGTTCAATTTTATCTTTGATTTCAGAATGTGAGTAAGAGTTTCCTTTTTTTATATCTTCTTCGGCAGAAACTAAATCTTTATTATATTTTTTCTAAATAATCCATATCGCGATTATTTAAGTTTTTTAAAGTCCAAGATTTCTGTTCATTTTCATTTAGAAAACTCCAAGCCACAATACGACTCGTTTTCTGTCCCTGTGACATTTCAATTGTTTTTACGGAAACAGCATTAACTTTTTTCAAGATTTTATAAATCGATGCAAGGTTTTCTTGTTTAGAAACCAAAGTTGTAAACCATAAAACCTGCGAAGTATATTTGGCGCTTTCGTAAATCATTTGAGTTATAAATCCGATTTCACCGCCATTACACCATAATTCTGCATTTTGACCGCCAAAGTTTAAAACAGGATTGCCATTTCTTTTCTCTTTCGGATTAAGATTGGAAACTTTTCTTGAAGCACTTTTGTTTGCTTCTTCAGCCGAAGCATGAAAAGGCGGATTACACATCGTGAAAGCAAAACGATCTTCCGGTGTAATAATATTTTTGAAAATAAATCGGGGTTCTGTTTGTTGCTGTAAACTAATAGAATCAATTAAATCCGGATTGGCTTCGATAATTTTACTGCAGTTTTCAATTGACTTTTGATCAATATCTGTTCCGACAAAACTCCATTTGTATATAGAATTTCCTAATATCGGATAGATTAAGTTAGAGCCTGTTCCGATGTCTAAACCTAAAACATATGAAGTTTCAGGAATTTGATTATGGTTGCTTTCCGCTAATAAATCGGCTATATAATGTATGTAATCGGCACGTCCGGGAATTGGCGGACAAAGATAATTTTTAGGAATATCCCAATTTTCCATTCCGTAATACGTTTGAAGCAAAGCTTTATTTAAAGTTTTTACCGCAAGTGGATTGTTGAAATCAACGGTTTTAATTCCGTGTTTGTTTATGGAAACAAAAGCTTTTAATTCAGGACAATTTGAAATAAGTAACTCAAAATCATAACGTGAACGATGAAGATTTCTTGGGTGTAAATTGTCTTTTTGTGAAGTGTTGTCTGCTTTCATTTTTATTGATTTCGATGCAAAGATAGGTATTCCTTTTTTGGTTTTAGAATTCCGCAGGAATGACCAATATTGTAGCAACGGATTTTAATCCGTTGAATTAAGGGTGACGGAAAGAAAAAAGTTCCTTAGGAACGGCTTGTCTTATTGTGGAATATGTATCGAGCCTACGGCTCTTTAATTCTAGGAGGCTATTGTTTAAACCGGATTAAAATCCGGCCCTACAAAATTATTAGAGCCTAATGGCTCTATCTGTTTTTAAGAAAATTCCGTAGGAATGGCAAATATTGTAGCAATGGATTTTAATCCGTTGAAATAAATTGAAGATCTTCAAAAGAGTTCCGTAGGAACGGTTCATTTCTTTAAGTATTTCTAATCAAAACACTCCATTAATAGTAAATCTCCATTTGTATGTGAAATAGTTACAATCCCATCTTTTTCGACAGAATTACTGCTTCCAGTTCTATAACCCATTGTAAGCGTATCGTCGTTTAATTCATATTTTAAATTCGTGGAATAAATTCCGTTTACCACACCAATTGGAATTAATGAAATTGGAGTTTTGGCTGTGTACCATTTCTCAAATTTTGTTGGTAAAAGGAAGATTTTCGAATGATCGTCGAGAATAACAATTTTCAATAAATTACGGTATCGAACGATATTGGTGAGATTTGTAATGGTATGATCAGCACGTTTTCCGGTTGCCCAAACTACATTTACTGCAGGAATTTTTCTTTCGATTAAATAATCAAAAGCTTTTTCTAAATCGGTTTTATCCTGATCTGGTGTATGAACGATTTCGATTGGAAATTGAGAAGTTTTATAGATTTCAGGATCAAATCCACGGTCAAAATCTCCTAACAGTACATCTACTTTTATTCCTAGTTCAATCACTCTTTCTATAGCGGAGTCTAACACAACTACTAAAGGAGACCATTCCAGTAATTGTCCTAATAATTCGGGGTCACAGGCAGCTCCGTTGGCAATTATTAAAGCAGGTTCCTGATCGTCGCGTACAATATGGTGTGAAGACATTTAGAGTTGATTTTAAATATGCCGCAAATGTACGAAAGTTATAGACTTTGACCGGAGATTGGTTTGTTTAATTGATTTTAAAAGCAACCGCATCCACTTCTATCTGCATTTTGTCGAGTGCTAATCTTGGAACCGGGATTAAAGTGCTGGCAGGAAAAGGTTTGTTTTTCCATGTTTTGCTAATTTCCTCTTCCCATATTTTGAGTTTTTCTGCAGAATGGTCAACTATTAAAACAGTAATTTTCATAACATTTTCCGGTTTTAGTTGATAACTATCCAAAACCGTTGTCAGGTTTTTTAAAGCAGTCTGAACTTGTTCTCTAAAGTCTGAACTTAAAATATGGTCTTTTCCCAAGCCGCCGCTCTGACCCGAAATATAAACTAATTCTCCAGGTGTTTTTACAGAAGAAGCATGACTAAAACCATAAGGACTGGGATTAAATAAAGAATCAGGATTTTTGAACGTTTGTCCTTTTGTTTGAAATGTGCAAAAACATAATGCACATATAATTAAATGTTTCATGTTTTAAAAATTAAAATTAAAAAGACAAAGGTTTCGTAATTCTAATTTTTAAAACATTTACATATGTTGAGGTTTTACAATTTTACTGTTTTTGTTTCTATGATTAATCCAGTAGCCTTCTGTGGTAATTAATCTGCCCTAAATGATAAGCTAAATGTGTAGAAAGATGAACGAGAAAAAATCCGGTTGTCATTTCTTTTTCAAAAACAATCTGCGGATAAATAGCTTCTAAATCGGCTTCGTTTAAAGAATCAAGCGAATTGTTTATCACTAAAATTATATCTTCGATTTTTTGGAGTAATTCAGATCTCGGAATATCTTTTAAAGAAAATTCTAAAGGGCGATTTCTTACATATCCCGTTTTTCCGATTTCTGCTCCAATATAGGTATTTAGATTTCCCATCAAATGCAAACAGAGATTTCCTGCCGAATTGGATATGTTTTTATCAATAATCCAAATAGCACTTTCATTTTTGTATGATTCAATCTCAAGTTTTAA is a window of Flavobacterium crocinum DNA encoding:
- the uvrB gene encoding excinuclease ABC subunit UvrB, whose product is MNFHVASEYSPKGDQPQAIQKLAQGVVDGEKYQTLLGVTGSGKTFTVANVIQEVQRPTLVLAHNKTLAAQLYSEFKQFFPNNAVEYFVSYYDYYQPEAFMPVTGVFIEKDLSINEELEKMRLSTTSSLLSGRRDVLVVASVSCLYGIGNPVEFQKNVIEIKRDQVISRTKLLHSLVQSLYARTEADFNPGTFRIKGDTVEVYPSYADDAYRIHFFGDEIEEIESFDVKTSQVIEKFQRLTIYPANMFVTSPEVLQGAIWQIQQDLVKQVDYFKEIGKHLEAKRLEERTNFDLEMIRELGYCSGIENYSRYLDGREAGTRPFCLLDYFPSDYLMVIDESHVTVSQVHAMYGGDRSRKENLVEYGFRLPAAMDNRPLKFEEFEALQNQVIYVSATPADYELQKTDGVYVEQIIRPTGLLDPIIEVRPSLNQIDDLIEEIQVRCELDERVLVTTLTKRMAEELAKYLTKVSIRCRYIHSEVDTLERIEIMQDLRKGLFDVLIGVNLLREGLDLPEVSLVAILDADKEGFLRNHRSLTQTIGRAARNLNGKAIMYADKITASMQRTIDETEYRRTKQINFNVQNNIIPQALNKKIESAFTKNPLVEYELGHPIPVAAEPETAYLSKAELEKMIREKRKTMEKAAKELDFLQAAKLRDEIKKLQEQLA
- a CDS encoding alpha/beta fold hydrolase; the protein is MLKQYSRLAIVLFLITSCASKKVKFEDYVFKTKSEEQKYQASYDKALKLWNIPYTEEDVKTSFGTAHVVIAGPKNGKDLVLLHGMDASSTMWYPNIKAFTKKHRVYAIDFIMEPNKSNLTVKSLSSKDILAFYNEVFDHYKLKKFDLIGASRGGWIATLLATEKPNSIDKIVLLSPAQTFKFIDKVGKTSSALMLKLFPSEKKFGKTLKTFSTHPENISVIYKRQFYLANKYSKSNSSMLKMMPFSQKELESITNPVLVLIGDKDVINSEESLERANKYLSNCKTKTVKDAGHFLTIDQPKMVNDAVIDFLE
- a CDS encoding uroporphyrinogen decarboxylase encodes the protein MAEYIGYLASVFIVGGFLLKNLRTIRFINMFGCICFVIYGIFLNDYRDFNQWLWPVIIPNAILAFVQIYYLTSKKEQS
- the rlmF gene encoding 23S rRNA (adenine(1618)-N(6))-methyltransferase RlmF encodes the protein MKADNTSQKDNLHPRNLHRSRYDFELLISNCPELKAFVSINKHGIKTVDFNNPLAVKTLNKALLQTYYGMENWDIPKNYLCPPIPGRADYIHYIADLLAESNHNQIPETSYVLGLDIGTGSNLIYPILGNSIYKWSFVGTDIDQKSIENCSKIIEANPDLIDSISLQQQTEPRFIFKNIITPEDRFAFTMCNPPFHASAEEANKSASRKVSNLNPKEKRNGNPVLNFGGQNAELWCNGGEIGFITQMIYESAKYTSQVLWFTTLVSKQENLASIYKILKKVNAVSVKTIEMSQGQKTSRIVAWSFLNENEQKSWTLKNLNNRDMDYLEKI
- a CDS encoding thiamine diphosphokinase, coding for MSSHHIVRDDQEPALIIANGAACDPELLGQLLEWSPLVVVLDSAIERVIELGIKVDVLLGDFDRGFDPEIYKTSQFPIEIVHTPDQDKTDLEKAFDYLIERKIPAVNVVWATGKRADHTITNLTNIVRYRNLLKIVILDDHSKIFLLPTKFEKWYTAKTPISLIPIGVVNGIYSTNLKYELNDDTLTMGYRTGSSNSVEKDGIVTISHTNGDLLLMECFD
- a CDS encoding RidA family protein, translating into MKHLIICALCFCTFQTKGQTFKNPDSLFNPSPYGFSHASSVKTPGELVYISGQSGGLGKDHILSSDFREQVQTALKNLTTVLDSYQLKPENVMKITVLIVDHSAEKLKIWEEEISKTWKNKPFPASTLIPVPRLALDKMQIEVDAVAFKIN
- a CDS encoding DinB family protein → MIIQTLKTLFNRDLNALKLEIESYKNESAIWIIDKNISNSAGNLCLHLMGNLNTYIGAEIGKTGYVRNRPLEFSLKDIPRSELLQKIEDIILVINNSLDSLNEADLEAIYPQIVFEKEMTTGFFLVHLSTHLAYHLGQINYHRRLLD